In the genome of Triticum urartu cultivar G1812 chromosome 5, Tu2.1, whole genome shotgun sequence, one region contains:
- the LOC125506040 gene encoding E3 ubiquitin-protein ligase RSL1-like, with protein MAEAAGSKAAQQQHLCCSICAEPTAPSEFHRGGSACAHAFCGACITGHVRARLESGPGAAAAVRCLDASCGGNLDPELCRAALPADVFERWCAALCESMFVGARRTYCPFPDCSEMMVADDDEEEDDDEEGDGGKPVTQSECQVCRRLFCAQCAVPWHADVDCAAYKRGDRSREDLMLMEMAREKKWRRCPKCDFFVAKRDGCLHIICRCDFEFCYGCGAKWGSAGCSCDDQDHDESEDEDDLVDM; from the exons ATGGCGGAGGCCGCGGGCAGCAAGGCGGCGCAGCAGCAGCACCTCTGCTGCAGCATCTGCGCGGAGCCGACGGCGCCGTCGGAGTTCCACCGCGGCGGCAGCGCCTGCGCGCACGCCTTCTGCGGGGCGTGCATCACGGGCCACGTCCGCGCCAGGCTCGAGTCCGgtcccggcgccgccgccgccgtgcggTGCCTGGACGCGTCCTGCGGCGGCAATCTCGACCCGGAGCTGTGCCGCGCCGCGCTCCCGGCCGACGTGTTCGAGCGGTGGTGCGCCGCGCTGTGCGAGTCCATGTTCGTCGGGGCGCGCAGGACCTACTGCCCCTTCCCCGACTGCTCGGAAATGATGGTggccgacgacgacgaggaggaggacgatgacgaggagggTGATGGTGGGAAGCCCGTGACGCAGTCGGAGTGCCAGGTGTGCAGGCGGCTGTTCTGCGCCCAGTGCGCCGTGCCGTGGCACGCGGACGTCGACTGCGCCGCGTACAAGAGAGGGGACAGGAGCAGGGAGGACCTGATGCTGATGGAGATGGCCAGAGAGAAGAAGTGGAGGCGGTGCCCCAAGTGCGACTTCTTCGTGGCCAAACGAGATGGCTGCCTTCACATTATCTGTAG GTGTGACTTTGAGTTCTGCTATGGATGTGGCGCTAAGTGGGGCTCTGCTGGGTGTTCTTGTGATGACCAGGACCATGATGAGAGtgaggatgaagatgatctcgTTGACATGTGA